One region of Chanodichthys erythropterus isolate Z2021 chromosome 17, ASM2448905v1, whole genome shotgun sequence genomic DNA includes:
- the LOC137004457 gene encoding calcium-activated chloride channel regulator 1-like — MDSRTVLVLLWMLLSSSTGIKLDGNGYVDVTIAISSRVPQDNTLIDKIKDMVTKGSIHLHQALDKKVYFKEATILVPPHWNSTEFTKARTESYEKANIRIDNAHPAYGDEPYTLQYGECGDEGQFIHFTPNFLRDDTHIKTYGSRGKVLVHEWAHLRWGVYDEYSETNPFYHSNGRIKATSCSKNIEGQFYEESLRPCQTDPQTLLPTKECKFFPNKYQNTVSSIMFLPSLDSVSNFSFCRDKEHNYEAPNLQNKKCGKATRTVIFEDSVDKDALRSLKPLLSSPPTLTFKVVQRMHRVVCLVLDVSGSMTGSRILRQQQAATHFLQTIIEDKASVGIVTFSSNAKTLSPLTTIDSESTREKLIKLLPKEAGGGTYVCKGLNLGLQVLKNDSGNVIGDEIIFLTDGEATDDINSCVPAAIESGAIINTIALGDKADKALREMADKTGGKFITASDDILSNQLLHGFSSLTIQTGDQTKDPVQIDSVGKKTSDWFNGTILVDQTIGTKTSFTITYEKSLADISIQSPSGSTYKQVQMLHYEAAKTVTLKVPGTAQPGDWKYSIQTTISQSLTVTATSQAARADVPPIVVKAHMNQQFSDGTKPLIVFAQVSQNYMSVIKTEVWATLESESGSAEELRLLDNGAGADVYKDDGIYSRYFTQVKKGRSSLKVRVKNLDGQAKITFPKRGGAPYVPGYVVNGVVELNPPKPPVSEESLEVGRFTRTATGESFEVAFTGSTPPNFPPNKITYLSAEIQEDSVLLSWTAPGEDLDQGTAKSYEIRWSYDLQMLRENFSNAHVINTSTVSPQEAGSVEQHSFNLSFTIQNGTTLFFAVQSEDKQNAKSETSNIAQASKILPDSLSSGEPLQSTATRECFEMVFTGTTPPKFPPNKITDLSAEIQEDSVFLSWTAPGEDLDQGTAKSYEIRWSYDLQMLRENFNNGHAVNTAAVSPLEAGSVEQHSFNLSFTIQNGSTLFFAVQSEDKENAKSETSNIAQASKILPDPTPSAISNPGLNLTVLVISLCVVTMVICFVVAVITWSVRRRKSFDISSNWELTIWNPTTLEHYLK, encoded by the exons ATGGACTCAAGAACAGTGTTGGTCTTATTATGGATGTTGCTGTCGTCCTCCACTGGAATCAAACTAGATGGAAATGGTTATGTTGATGTTACCATTGCAATCAGTTCAAGAGTACCACAGGATAACACACTCATTGATAAAATCAAG GACATGGTCACTAAAGGGTCGATTCATCTTCATCAAGCATTGGATAAAAAGGTCTATTTCAAAGAAGCAACGATACTCGTTCCACCCCACTGGAATAGTACGGAATTTACCAAAGCAAGAACAGAGTCCTATGAAAAG GCAAACATAAGAATTGATAATGCTCATCCAGCATATGGTGATGAACCCTACACTCTTCAATATGGTGAATGTGGAGATGAGGGTCAGTTCATTCATTTCACCCCAAACTTCCTCCGAGACGACACACACATTAAGACTTATGGGTCAAGAG gAAAGGTCTTGGTTCATGAATGGGCTCATCTGAGATGGGGCGTGTATGATGAATACAGTGAAACAAATCCATTCTACCACTCTAATGGTCGTATTAAAGCTACAAG TTGTAGCAAAAACATTGAAGGTCAGTTTTATGAAGAATCACTTCGACCGTGCCAGACTGATCCACAAACTTTACTACCGACTAAGGAGTGCAAGTTTTTTCCTAACAAATATCAAAACACAGTCAGCTCTATAATGTTCTTACCAAGCCTGGATTCT GTGAgcaatttttcattttgtcGTGACAAGGAGCACAATTATGAAGCCCCAaacttgcaaaacaaaaaatgtggcAAAGCAACACGGACTGTGATATTTGAAGATTCTGTTGATAAAGACGCACTTCGTTCTCTGAAACCACTGCTGTCCTCTCCACCAACGCTCACTTTCAAAGTTGTGCAGCGAATGCATCGGGTTGTTTGTCTCGTCCTTGATGTCTCAGGAAGCATGACA GGCTCCAGAATCCTCCGACAGCAGCAGGCTGCCACACATTTCCTGCAGACCATCATTGAGGATAAAGCCAGTGTTGGAATTGTAACCTTTAGTTCTAATGCTAAAACTCTGAGCCCCTTGACTACTATTGACAGTGAATCCACACGAGAGAAACTCATCAAATTGTTGCCAAAAGAAGCAGGTGGAGGAACATACGTTTGTAAAGGCCTCAATCTTGGCTTACAG GTACTCAAAAATGACAGTGGGAATGTGATAGGGGATGAAATCATTTTTCTGACAGATGGTGAAGCGACAGATGACATTAATAGTTGTGTTCCAGCTGCAATTGAAAGTGGCGCCATTATAAACACAATAGCTTTGGGTGATAAAGCAGATAAAGCACTGAGGGAAATGGCTGACAAAACTG GGGGGAAATTTATCACAGCCAGTGACGACATTCTCTCTAATCAGCTACTGCATGGATTTTCTTCACTCACGATACAAACAGGAGATCAAACAAAAGACCCAGTTCAG ATAGACAgtgtgggaaaaaaaacatcagaCTGGTTCAATGGGACAATATTAGTGGATCAGACCATTGGTACCAAAACCAGCTTTACAATAACCTATGAAAAAAGTTTAGCTGATATTTCCATACAGTCACCAAGTGGCTCAACCTACAAACAAGTACAGATGCTTCACTATGAAGCAGCAAAAACAGTCACTTTAAAAGTTCCAGGAACTGCACAG CCTGGGGACTGGAAGTACAGTATCCAAACTACAATAAGTCAGTCTCTGACTGTAACAGCAACGAGTCAAGCGGCGCGAGCTGATGTTCCTCCTATCGTTGTCAAAGCCCACATGAACCAGCAGTTCAGTGACGGCACTAAACCCTTGATAGTGTTTGCTCAGGTCAGTCAGAATTACATGTCTGTAATAAAGACTGAAGTGTGGGCTACACTGGAGTCCGAATCTGGATCTGCAGAAGAATTACGACTCCTGGACAATGGAGCAG GAGCTGATGTTTACAAAGATGATGGCATTTATTCCAGATATTTCACACAGGTGAAAAAAGGGAGAAGCAGCTTGAAAGTAAGAGTGAAGAATCTAGATGGACAAGCCAAAATTACTTTCCCAAAAAGGGGTGGTGCCCCATACGTTCCTGGATATGTGGTAAATG GTGTGGTAGAGCTGAACCCTCCAAAGCCTCCAGTTTCTGAGGAATCACTCGAGGTTGGAAGATTTACCAGGACAGCCACTGGAGAGAGTTTTGAAGTGGCTTTTACAGGCTCAACCCCACCAAATTTCCCTCCTAACAAAATCACATATCTGAGTGCTGAGAtccaggaggactctgtgcttcTCAGCTGGACGGCTCCTGGTGAGGACCTCGACCAAGGGACAG CTAAATCCTATGAGATCAGGTGGAGCTATGACCTTCAAATGCTTCGAGAAAACTTCAGCAATGCTCATGTAATCAACACATCTACCGTCTCACCGCAGGAGGCTGGATCAGTTGAACAGCATTCATTCAATCTCAGTTTCACAATCCAAAATGGCACCACACTCTTTTTTGCAGTTCAGTCTGAGGacaaacaaaatgcaaaatctGAAACTTCCAACATTGCTCAAGCTTCAAAGATCCTCCCTGATTCTCTCTCCAGTGGAGAGCCACTCCAGTCGACAGCCACCAgagagtgttttgaaatggtttTTACAGGAACAACCCCACCAAAGTTCCCTCCTAACAAAATCACAGATCTGAGTGCTGAGATCCAGGAGGACTCTGTGTTTCTCAGCTGGACGGCTCCTGGTGAGGACCTCGACCAAGGGACAG CTAAATCCTATGAGATCAGGTGGAGCTATGACCTTCAAATGCTTCGTGAAAACTTCAACAATGGTCATGCAGTCAACACAGCTGCCGTCTCACCGCTGGAGGCTGGATCAGTTGAACAGCATTCATTCAACCTCAGTTTCACAATCCAAAATGGCAGCACACTTTTCTTTGCAGTTCAGTCTGAGGACAAAGAAAATGCGAAATCTGAAACCTCTAACATCGCTCAAGCTTCAAAGATCCTCCCTGATCCAACCCCCTCTGCAATATCAAACCCAGGCTTGAATTTGACAGTTCTAGTCATTTCATTGTGTGTTGTAACTATGGTCATATGCTTTGTTGTTGCTGTAATCACATGGTCAGTGAGACGCAGAAAAAGCTTTGATATAAGCAGCAATTGGGAATTAACAATTTGGAATCCAACAACTTTAGAACATTacttaaaataa